A window of Phaseolus vulgaris cultivar G19833 chromosome 4, P. vulgaris v2.0, whole genome shotgun sequence genomic DNA:
aaaaagggtgctGGTAGTAGACTTTGACAGTGAAGACTCGGGCACTGCCCTGGTTTCCCATAAGAGGAGGGCTACGGGCCTTTCTGCCTCATCAGCCGCGTCTCCCGGTGGTGGGAGctctctcagggacgatcctccAAGTGCCACAtcacctccacctccaccagCCCACGAGGAACGAGAAGAAAGGATTGACTCGGTTCCCCCGCTCTCGCCGTTGCCGCATCGTGACGCAACTGAGGCCTCGGGCTCCGCCCCTCCTGCATCAGTCCCTGCCTCGACTTCTCACAAACCCAGAATTCCTCGCCCcattcatagggagttgacgcagggtTTCACCGAAGGAATGTCGCCGACTGATCCTCAAAAGGGGGGAGCCATGCCTTATTATATGGGGGCATTCCTGGCGGTGGCACTCAAGTGGCGCACCCAGGCTCGAAACGCTATCAAGGGGAGGGAGGCTCTCCGCAAACTGAGACAAGAGGTGGGagcgttgaaggaggagaaacaaaactGGGGGCTCAAGGAGGAAACTTCCCAATCTTTGCTAAAACGGGCCCACGAGGGTAGGGAGGGGGCTGAGGCGTACGCGCGCGAACTTGAACAGGCGCATGCCGATCAACTGGCCCAGCTCACCTCCTACCAAATCCAAAGCATTGGCCTCCAAGAGGCGGCTCTTGCCTCCGAAGTGCAGCGAAAAAAACTTGAAGAACTGGATGCTGCTTGGAGGAAGAAGCTAGGTGAGAGAGAGGATGCCTTGGCTGCGAAGGTCGAAGCCTTGAGCCTTCTCCAAGCCGAGGCTAACACGCTCCGCATGGAGaaggaatttctggagaagCAGTTGATATCCAAGGACTCTAGGGTTGCGGAACTAGAGGGGGAGGTCCAAGAATtgactggggagatggcgggcgcgtttgaagagggcttccaagaggctctgactcaggtgtcctgcgagaaccctggcatcaatatttcaaactacaaccccacacaccatgtcgtcgacgggaaggtcgtgcccatggacttggatgactgaaccgctgtaTCTCACCTGCCAGTTTTACCTTTCAAGCTTTATTCCTTTGACACTTTACCTTTGTTTTTGACTCTTTCtgttgaacttgtgattctttGAACTGTCTGCGCGCTTGTTACAACTCTGGGTTTTTGTATGATTACTTTCATGCCTTCGCGATATAGAATTCTGCCTGTGTGATCTTACTCTCATTTTTTGCCTTCGCATGCTTCGGCTGTTTCGCTCGTATTATACCCGTTTAAGGTCACGCGTTGATGCttacgcccgtggagaggctcGCCTATCGGGGTCGTATCGTTCACGGGGTGTCTCCAACACCAAAGCGATCCGCCCCCTGGTTCTTAGTGcccgacgcccacgcctaaggagaggcctgctacagcagcgccgtatcgtcccggGTGTCTGAAACGTCAGGTGCTCCGGGGGgaggggggtcgttccctccaggGCCTTTACTTCCCGCAGGTCTTGGGGAACAACCTtgccagtgattcgctggcgCTTGGCGATCttgtctccctccacagtctttcctacccgtgggcatcggggaggcgacgccgctaaCTAGCTCTGCTTTCTTCGAcgtcgtctccctccacagtctttccttcctgtgggtatcggggaggcgacgctactgatacttgggttggcgacgcccgcaacgtctcacgctggcgtcgccctttgcgtcttttttggcgacgcctcgggcgtctcatgctggcgtcgcctaaGGCGTCGTctttaccttggcattgactttgaccttggccctGGTCGACTCCTGAGGACAGCGAAAAGCTCGAGGTTTCGCcggtgccatccacgtggcgcttcttgtatggctgatgggacgttcagtcattcgactgagtcctgactcctactgtgcccctgacccactttcgacggcgcatcgtaccactgggtattctgtcgatacgacgttttctgagtttaaccagcggtgccagggccatcctttcatcttctgccatgtggctcgatcgtgcggtgcatccattcgcgtcgtttaaTTCTCTAACTGCAATACTTCTACTTGcatcgtttggcgctctaaccgctttatttaactcttcaaactctgaaactgttctcatcatttctgcactcttcgtaacctacttacactctctcttcttgcaccctttctcctcTCGCGAAGGGTTCTTCCAGCGTTCGCTCCCACCATCGCTCGACTCTTGCGTTACTGGCGGGTCATACGCCTTCGacaatccctgatcttgttaaagaatgtcctctCATGCTACTTCCCCCAGGGTCAATCCCAAGgacctgtacccttgggcttcgagtgagcTTCTTGACAAATGCTCATGCTTACTcgccaccagggccataagggaacacaaaggggattcatgctcctatgatcaccgcgccttcgcgaggaggcatgatgacgacattgctgtgctcccttgcactctaggggagccagtatgtggagacgaacgggccaacgaaggagtccccttcttctacttttaccaagtggttttcaagaccatcggcgtgcgcctgcccttctcccggttcgagaaggaactgctgacgtaGATCAATGCCGcaccggcccagttataccccaacagctgggcctttgtcaaagcctttgacatcctcttcgggtttctgggttgtgcgccctcggttgacctctttcttcacttctttgaggtgaagaggcagaggcacaacctctgggtaactctcagtaacgttcctggGAGAGTTCTCCTAACACCCTCCCAAAACTCATTCACCGTGTGGAAaagccggttcttcaagatctgctgcactGACCTCGTCCGCAacgccctggatggttttccactgtattGGGTGAGGGAGGCGAGGGttctcaaaaccaaacccttcaagaagctggctccgaatgaccaggtggcttgccggattcttgctgaggcgggaagttttgactccgccaccttgatcagcttggagttcaacgctggaactctcgaaaagtacatatgtatgagtcactgccctagaaacttcggcctttattgctttctatttgtgcatgtcttgcttcatggtgtctctgacacatttatctcccttggtgtaggttcgaaaataaaccaagagaggaggacacgacttacccgagctctgcgggctgggatcagggcttcgtcttcctccagtgctgactccgatggccactgTGAAGTGGCTTATTTGTTTtttgcatgagttgtaatatttgcCCTAACCGCATTACGCCCATTTGtatcgaacattgcttgtaacatcaacttttctataccatacttgattttttgcaacgccgctttactttgcatacgtttcgtatattgtgcgcttttcctTCTTCATGTTCCTCAACGGCGCCTGTACTCAGGCGACACCtgtcttcttggcgacgccttctctcttggcggccccttctctcttggcgacgccttctttcttggcgacgcctttcttcttggcaacaccttctctcttggcgacgccttcacctaggcgacgccttctctctcGGTGACGCCTTCTCTCTCGGCGACGCCTtgacttggcgacgcctcacactacttcaaacggagaaaagtaaaggctgaaaaccaaggcacggctttttctcaaacttgttttttcttttattcgggtgacctcattaaaaaacccccgagagggaaaaagagtgtccccttcaactaaattgttacatggctgcttacataagtcaactaaaataaaattttaagttggctgcattccagctgcgtgggatgggacccccctccaaggtctctagattgtacgaaccgttgcccttagcctcggtaattctgaagggtccggtccacttgggagacaacttattctccagctcgtatggatgagccttcctcataactaggtcgccaatctgaaactgccgcggctttaccttagagctgtattgtcgctctactcttctcttcactgcttcggcctttattctggcttcctccctggcttcgtccagtaggtctaggttcacccgcctttcttcgttggattcttccgccacgaagttttggaaacgtggtgagctttcgtgaatctcaactaggatcatcgcgtccgacccatacaccaagctgaaaggcgtctccatggtggaagattggggcgtggtgtggtatgcccacacgatccttggcacctcctccgcccacgctcctttggccttttccagcattctctttagccctctcagcaaaactctgtttgctgactctacctgcccattagtctgggggtgttcaactgatgcgaacacctgcttgatgcctacttCAACAAataggtttctcaactgctgactggtgaactgggttccattatcggatatcagccgcctaggtacgccgaaacgacacacaatattcttccacacaaagtgttggactttgtgcgcagtgatctgggccacgggctccgcctctatccacttggtgaagtactcgatggcgacgatcaagtacttcatctgccttatcgccaacgGAAACgggcctaggatgtcgatcccccaggtatggaaaggccatgggctgtatatggatcgcagctccTCTAGCGGTGCCTTGTGCGAGTCTGCGTgtttttggcattgcttacaacactgggcgtgtcgcacgcaatcttcctttactgttggccaataaAACCCTGCGCGCACCACCTTAGAAGCTAAGGACCTTCCGCCTACATGGCTCCCACAAACGCCTTTGTGGAGCTCCGTcattattctggtacactcgtcgccgcttacgcatgttaagatagggtgagtgaaaccgtgtctGAACAACACTCCGTCTATCAGGGTGTACCTTGCCGCATTTCTCTTAACCTTCTAGccttcttcaggctccactgggagaaccccatccgccaggtaccgccTGTATGGGgacatccaggtgtctccttcggctaaaaCATGTATCTGCGCTCACCTCCCTCCTTCGGGCGTGTCCGTGTATACACTAATGTGAGGTGCCTTCAACGTATCCTGAGTCAAGGAACGATGACTTCTTGGCCTTCCTCTCGCGGCGCTTAtgtggaggacatccaccctatTATCCTCTATGAATTTCCTCGGAGCCTtaagcgtctcttggattacagtcatctgcctgccccccttgcctgagctggccagcttggcgagcaggtcagctctagcattctgctcccttgggacatgcacCAGTTCAAGAGCACTGAAGGCTCCTCTTAGCGATTCGACGTACCTTAAATAtgctgccatctgcgggtctttcACCTGAAACTCACCCAACACTTGCCCTGTAACTAGTTGAGAGTCACTCTTCACTAAGAGGTTCCGCGCGCCCATCTCTTTGGCTAaaagcattcctgcaatcagggcttcatactcagcCTGATTATTGCTAGCTTTAAAAGCGAAGcgtagggcctgctcgatcagtacaccgtctggtccttccaagactattcccgcaccacttccctgttggttggaagagccgtcCACTGAGAGCGACCACTGCGAGCCTGCCTCCACCTCCTGTTtgcctccgggcgagagttctgcaACGAAATCTGCgtatacctgccc
This region includes:
- the LOC137838387 gene encoding uncharacterized protein, which gives rise to MVRWAVELSEFDIQYEPRGPIKGQVYADFVAELSPGGKQEVEAGSQWSLSVDGSSNQQGSGAGIVLEGPDGVLIEQALRFAFKASNNQAEYEALIAGMLLAKEMGARNLLVKSDSQLVTGQVLGEFQVKDPQMAAYLRYVESLRGAFSALELVHVPREQNARADLLAKLASSGKGGRQMTVIQETLKAPRKFIEDNRVDVLHISAARGRPRSHRSLTQDTLKAPHISVYTDTPEGGR